One Lutzomyia longipalpis isolate SR_M1_2022 chromosome 4, ASM2433408v1 DNA segment encodes these proteins:
- the LOC129795645 gene encoding uncharacterized protein LOC129795645, with product MKFSVRSIFICSLIVAVIVIKVSNCQQSNLKYELNPKYVHFSEKDLNLSVCQSGDYYIISQILAYYVAYATKYLGLAFGTNCPVGITAAYTFPHIKGSNTFFWKKTTGTIQMIFVNDELEFLIKFLNTCDVEKTFNELIGANGAAMTTETVLFAESFKDILVNFLDQRNEKELFLNLNGIVVYHEIFQDMAIKLDPQTSPLGGLVYVKSPEEFLDIIEFRSAIVRSLHENLYTDWQHGDEAKNDYGYLKYAYGCSDLLYTLPDDIHTIFIEAGQPNHHTDKFNCVANVVEFMNGKSTALSQEGIRSLGINVQIAFGPVQLSISFNPSFGSSGQSTIGGSGMWTQSTLP from the exons ATGAAGTTTTCCGTACGttccatttttatttgttcctTAATCGTGGCAGTGATCGTtataaaagtttcaaattgccaacaaagcaatttaaaatatgaattaaatcCCAAATATGTGCACTTTTCGGAGAAGGACCTCAATCTTAGCGTCTGCCAATCGGGGGATTATTACATAATTTCGCAGATATTAGCATATTATGTAGCATATGCCAC gAAATATCTCGGGCTTGCTTTTGGTACAAACTGTCCTGTTGGCATAACAGCTGCTTACACATTTCCCCACATTAAAGGATCCAATACTTTCTTCTGGAAGAAAACTACAGGAACAATCCAAATGATTTTTGTTAATGATGAGCTGGAATTTCTGATTAAGTTCCTAAATACTTGCGATGtggaaaaaacttttaatgaattaattggtGCAAATGGAGCTGCAATGACAACAGAGACTGTACTCTTTGCCGAAAGCTTTAAGGATattttggtgaattttctcGATCAACGCaatgaaaaagaactttttctcaatttgaaTGGAATAGTCGTTTACCATGAAATCTTCCAAGATATGGCGATCAAACTTGATCCTCAAACATCTCCTTTAGGGGGTCTTGTGTACGTGAAGAGTCCTGAGGAATTTTTAGACATTATTGAGTTCAGGAGCGCAATTGTGAGATCACTACATGAGAACTTATACACAGATTGGCAGCATGGAGATGAAGCGAAAAATGACTATGGATACCTAAAGTATGCTTATGGATGCTCAGACTTACTTTACACACTTCCAGATGATATTCATACTATTTTCATTGAAGCTGGACAACCCAATCATCATACTGATAAGTTTAATTGTGTAGCTAATGTCGTAGAATTTATGAACGGAAAGAGTACTGCTTTGTCACAAGAAGGAATTCGTAGCCTGGGCATAAATGTGCAAATTGCATTTGGACCAGTTCaattatcaatttcttttaatccttCTTTTGGGTCTAGTGGTCAATCAACAATTGGTGGGTCAGGTATGTGGACTCAATCGACCTTACCGTGA
- the LOC129795713 gene encoding cyclin-dependent kinase inhibitor 1: protein MNVRVLTPSVIRPLSKLHSPMGRHVPKKSVLERIKKDLFGPVNQEDTKIFIQKELTKTQVEASKRWGFDFSRGQPLQEHSQFIWKRVPPTVMPEMYTLSRAAHCREIPSGMDSDASDSEDVSPDQELMNSRAHNEYRQQEMTPANSSARCPRKRQTKITEFLKERKRLAPTPTKKISGASGASSSKRMRLNHFAP from the exons ATGAATGTACGTGTGTTGACACCGTCTGTGATTAGGCCTCTGTCGAAGCTGCACTCCCCCATGGGGCGACATGTGCCTAAGAAGTCTGTCCTGGAGAGAATTAAGAAGGATCTCTTTGGTCCAGTAAATCAGGAAGACACCAAAAT atttattcaaaaagagCTGACCAAGACTCAGGTGGAAGCCTCCAAGCGTTGGGGATTTGATTTCTCCCGCGGACAGCCACTGCAGGAGCACAGTCAGTTCATCTGGAAGCGAGTCCCACCAACTGTGATGCCAGAAATGTATACACTCAGCCGGGCGGCGCACTGCCGTGAAATTCCCAGTGGAATGGACAGTGATGCATCGGATTCCGAGGATGTGAGTCCGGATCAGGAGCTAATGAATTCACGAGCTCACAATGAGTACCGTCAGCAGGAGATGACGCCCGCCAATTCGAGTGCCAGGTGCCCAAGGAAGAGGCAGACTAAGATCACAG AGTTCCTCAAGGAACGCAAGAGATTGGCACCAACACCCACGAAGAAGATCTCAGGTGCTTCCGGAGCGAGTTCATCAAAGCGAATGCGTCTCAATCACTTTGCACCgtaa
- the LOC129795754 gene encoding cytochrome b-c1 complex subunit 7-like — MAQYVPRVGPRVASAFGRFVYNWSGFNQYGLYREDILYEDDDVKEAIRRLPPKVYDERNYRIIRALQLSMSKTILPKEQWTKYEEDVKYLEPYLEEVIRERKEKEAWLKEK; from the exons ATGGCTCAATACGTGCCACGAGTGGGTCCGAGAGTAGCTT CTGCCTTTGGTCGTTTCGTGTACAATTGGTCAGGATTCAATCAGTACGGGCTGTACAGGGAGGATATCCTGTATGAGGATGATGATGTCAAGGAGGCAATTCGCAGATTACCACCAAAAGTCTACGATGAGCGCAACTACCGCATCATCCGTGCACTCCAGCTGTCAATGAGCAAAACCATCCTGCCCAAGGAGCAGTGGACAAAGTACGAGGAGGACGTAAAGTACCTCGAACCCTACCTTGAGGAAGTAATCCGGGAGCGCAAGGAAAAGGAAGCCTGGCTAAAGGAGAAGTAG
- the LOC129795579 gene encoding sorting nexin-17 — translation MHFSIPDTQDFRNENSGTSFTGFNIHINGTFHCCLRYKQLHSLHEQLKRSLPTLVLPSFPPKKFFPLTPSQLEERRASLERYVQLVGQDPVLSKSELLRTFLLNAQQESSYTESKETALDVYLMNGFRIVVNAYTTECSTKVLEKACDNIDLPRDYAYYFALFLMRKENDGSVTLTRKLMDFEAPYITQKILRDCKIVIRKNYWDPCYDLELMRDSIALNLLFIQTLSDVERGWILTTKEARDQLTKLQTHGNKKEFLEVARNLPTYGVIQFQRAIMDYPEEGTQASIAIGNKELTTRTVMGKKVQEAKFKVTRMRCWRVTTIHNDLSGDGVSNRHKWELSFEYLMSKNCLKWITVGSEQAMLMSVCLQSMVDELLNQKSGADMNNMQIHRTNYTPLSYIRRDGSSGRISESSSSDTISSLNDMDMTHTRRVVEPSSMRRKIREKISTTVFFRSGRESVHNEAFEGIGDDDL, via the exons GGCTTCAACATTCACATCAATGGCACTTTCCATTGTTGTCTGCGGTACAAGCAACTGCACAGCCTCCATGAGCAGCTGAAACGCTCTCTGCCCACACTTGTGCTTCCATCGTTCCCGccgaaaaaattctttccgcTCACACCGTCGCAGCTGGAGGAGCGTCGGGCTAGTCTTGAGCGATACGTCCAGTTAG tggGTCAAGATCCCGTCCTGTCCAAATCAGAGCTCTTGCGGACGTTCCTCCTCAATGCGCAGCAGGAATCATCGTACACGGAGAGCAAGGAAACGGCACTTGATGTGTACCTGATGAATGGCTTCCGAATAGTTGTGAATGCCTACACGACGGAATGCTCAACGAAGGTGCTGGAGAAGGCGTGCGACAACATCGACCTACCGCGTGACTACGCGTACTACTTTGCACTCTTTCTCATGCGCAAAGAGAATGACGGAAGTGTGACACTCACGCGGAAACTCATGGACTTCGAGGCACCCTATATTACGCAGAAAATCCTTCGGGATTGCAAGATTGTCATAAGGAAGAACTATTGGGATCCTTGTTATGACCTTGAGCTTATGCGTGATAGTATTGCGCTCAATTTGCTCTTTATACAGACACTGAGTGATGTGGAAAgggg GTGGATTCTAACAACGAAGGAAGCACGGGATCAGCTGACAAAACTCCAGACGCATGGGAATAAGAAGGAATTCCTCGAGGTAGCGCGGAATCTTCCAACGTATGGTGTTATACAATTTCAACGAGCTATAATGGATTATCCGGAGGAGGGTACTCAGGCCAGTATAGCCATTGGGAATAAAGAGCTTACAACACGTACCGTCATGGGGAAGAAGGTGCAAGAGGCAAAGTTTAAAGTTACACGAATGAGGTGCTGGCGTGTCACGACAATTCACAAT GACCTTTCGGGTGATGGTGTGAGCAACAGGCATAAATGGGAGTTGTCTTTTGAGTACCTCATGTCGAAGAATTGCCTAAAATGGATCACAGTGGGCAGTGAGCAGGCAATGCTGATGTCAGTGTGCCTCCAGAGTATGGTGGATGAGTTGCTGAATCAAAAGAGTGGTGCTGATATGAATAATATGCAGATTCATCGAACAAACTACACGCCCTTGTCCTACATTAGGCGTGATGGATCATCCGGAAGGATTTCCGAATCCAGCTCTAGTGACACCATATCGAGTTTG aaTGACATGGACATGACGCATACGAGGCGTGTTGTGGAGCCATCATCAATGCGCCGGAAGATAAGGGAAAAAATCTCAACGACGGTGTTCTTCCGCAGTGGCAGGGAATCCGTCCACAATGAAGCTTTCGAGGGGATTGGAGATGATGATCTATAG